The proteins below come from a single uncultured Dethiosulfovibrio sp. genomic window:
- a CDS encoding flagellin has protein sequence MRVNHNIPALYAYNAVNSTNRGMQKAIAKLSSGLRINSAADDAAGLAISEKMRSQVRGLDQANANAQDGINMIQTAEGALSETHSILQRMRELSVQAANDTLTANDRQVIQLEVDQLTEEVDRISNTTQFNKKKLLNGDAAVLWSTDNLDTKVNVRGGLRTIDQFGQKSATEGNYKLTIDATVGQGQIQKTDIFKVKHAVQESVTESTVGFANFEGSVTDELLESSVVTIEIDGDTYTLTITADTGGQDESVSALQTLIEAKAGLADRVEFTTGLAAGEFNIVAKEAGVNFEIGWNAAAGSAGTIAGTGVTTTISSLGMTTISPADDNVKSISMNGANLMVGDYRVETFTALTGAVAAATAFTNAYVYEQNDAAAFVEGTIAVASSGDYNMSIAFEISSKDDATSSITFSYKYVQMDTAGKTETGNGTVTITAGDTDISGTYGGVTFGTLDVDANYTAFTVGDKMVVNTMATGALTADQVRINRTNEGTATEAMKFNFTNGALNNTSTDFSFFQLNTMTASSDYGEIKSSTVTLEVGKLENAGSIGTYGTNNWASPTGRDYAASFTIEKQGIGEIADGGTKVYDIDKFWDSNGNFMMEDPQTITMVQGDGKKASITLYKDDTLDSVAEKLNNAIRDTLGQGELDGLSKSESFANYITEDEAADNPDSPYSVAGTMVISSAINGKDGELTFIGDEELINALSLNVIQKSVENRFNVTVTDAHDPTKVVAENISVTGNNLVGVVHKNIDVTFDSMADVKVEWNSDAAKWTASAKDDSYETTVHLADNTTVFQIGANEKEDMGINIGNMNARALGVDNIQVTDRENAARSITVIDSAIARVSDQRANLGAYQNRLEHTINNLTTASTNLTASESRIRDVDMAKEMMNFTKLNILMQAGNSMLGQANQLPQNVLQLLR, from the coding sequence ATGAGAGTCAATCATAACATACCGGCGTTATACGCCTACAATGCGGTTAACTCCACTAACAGAGGCATGCAGAAGGCTATAGCCAAGCTGTCATCCGGTCTTCGCATCAACAGCGCTGCCGACGATGCTGCGGGACTTGCCATCAGCGAGAAGATGCGTTCACAGGTCCGTGGTCTTGACCAGGCTAACGCCAATGCCCAGGACGGCATCAACATGATCCAGACCGCCGAGGGAGCCCTCAGCGAGACCCACTCCATTCTCCAGAGGATGAGAGAGCTTTCCGTCCAGGCGGCTAACGACACCCTCACCGCCAACGACCGTCAGGTCATCCAGCTTGAGGTCGATCAGCTCACCGAGGAAGTCGACCGTATCTCCAACACGACCCAGTTTAACAAAAAGAAGCTCCTCAACGGAGACGCCGCCGTCCTCTGGTCCACCGATAACCTTGACACAAAGGTAAACGTCCGTGGTGGTCTTCGCACCATCGACCAGTTCGGCCAGAAGTCGGCCACCGAGGGCAACTATAAGCTTACCATAGACGCCACGGTAGGACAGGGCCAGATACAGAAGACCGACATCTTCAAGGTCAAGCACGCCGTTCAGGAGAGCGTCACCGAGTCTACAGTAGGTTTTGCCAACTTTGAGGGATCCGTTACCGACGAGTTGCTTGAGAGTAGTGTGGTTACGATCGAAATTGATGGGGATACCTATACTCTTACGATCACAGCGGATACTGGAGGTCAGGATGAATCTGTCTCTGCTCTTCAGACTCTCATTGAAGCAAAGGCAGGTCTTGCTGACAGAGTAGAGTTTACTACTGGTTTAGCTGCTGGGGAGTTTAATATAGTTGCAAAAGAAGCTGGCGTTAACTTTGAAATCGGTTGGAACGCTGCTGCTGGATCTGCTGGTACTATAGCAGGTACAGGGGTTACTACGACAATTTCCTCTCTGGGTATGACCACCATAAGCCCTGCTGATGATAACGTTAAGTCCATCTCAATGAACGGTGCTAATCTCATGGTTGGAGACTACAGAGTGGAGACCTTTACCGCTTTGACTGGAGCTGTTGCTGCAGCTACAGCCTTTACCAACGCTTACGTATACGAGCAGAACGACGCCGCTGCTTTTGTGGAAGGGACGATTGCGGTAGCCTCTTCTGGTGACTACAATATGTCCATAGCCTTTGAGATTTCCTCAAAAGATGACGCTACAAGCTCCATAACGTTCAGTTATAAATACGTACAGATGGATACCGCTGGTAAGACAGAGACCGGGAATGGGACCGTGACCATCACTGCGGGAGATACGGATATAAGCGGAACTTACGGTGGTGTAACCTTTGGTACCCTTGACGTAGATGCAAACTATACCGCTTTCACCGTGGGTGATAAAATGGTCGTTAATACTATGGCCACGGGAGCATTGACCGCCGATCAGGTACGTATTAACAGGACCAACGAGGGTACAGCTACCGAAGCTATGAAGTTCAATTTCACCAACGGCGCCTTGAACAACACCAGCACCGATTTCTCGTTCTTCCAGCTTAACACCATGACCGCTAGCTCGGACTACGGCGAGATCAAGTCCAGCACTGTGACCCTTGAAGTAGGTAAACTGGAAAACGCTGGAAGTATCGGTACTTATGGAACCAACAACTGGGCTTCCCCGACCGGCAGGGACTACGCCGCCTCCTTCACCATCGAGAAGCAGGGAATAGGCGAGATCGCCGACGGCGGGACCAAGGTCTACGACATCGACAAGTTCTGGGATTCCAACGGCAACTTTATGATGGAGGATCCCCAGACCATAACCATGGTCCAGGGAGACGGCAAGAAGGCTTCCATCACTCTCTACAAGGACGATACCCTCGATAGCGTGGCGGAGAAGCTCAACAACGCCATAAGGGATACCCTTGGACAGGGCGAGCTTGACGGTCTTTCCAAGTCCGAGAGCTTCGCCAACTATATAACCGAGGACGAAGCCGCCGATAACCCCGATTCGCCCTACTCGGTCGCTGGAACCATGGTCATAAGCAGTGCCATCAACGGCAAAGACGGTGAGCTGACCTTCATCGGAGACGAGGAGCTCATCAACGCACTTAGCCTCAACGTAATCCAGAAGAGCGTCGAGAACCGTTTCAACGTCACCGTAACCGATGCCCACGACCCGACCAAGGTGGTCGCTGAGAACATAAGCGTCACCGGCAACAACTTGGTCGGTGTGGTACACAAAAACATCGACGTTACCTTCGATTCCATGGCTGACGTGAAGGTCGAATGGAACAGCGATGCCGCCAAGTGGACCGCCTCCGCCAAGGACGACAGCTACGAGACCACCGTCCACCTTGCGGATAACACCACCGTCTTCCAGATCGGCGCCAACGAGAAGGAGGACATGGGAATCAACATAGGTAACATGAATGCCCGTGCCCTTGGTGTAGATAACATCCAGGTCACCGACAGGGAGAACGCCGCTCGGTCCATCACAGTGATCGATAGCGCCATCGCCAGGGTGTCCGACCAGAGGGCGAACCTCGGTGCATACCAGAACCGACTGGAGCACACTATCAACAACCTGACCACCGCAAGCACCAACCTGACCGCCTCTGAGAGCCGTATCAGAGACGTCGACATGGCCAAAGAGATGATGAACTTCACCAAGCTCAACATCCTTATGCAGGCCGGTAACTCCATGCTGGGACAGGCTAACCAGCTGCCTCAGAACGTCCTTCAGCTCCTCAGGTAG
- a CDS encoding flagellar protein FlaG gives MIERSAPVPATYNGVGKVASSESSIRSGAAYPQVKYQRQEPAVKEALDPKELDQALQQAERVASAFDRNLKFEYRKEADVYQVLVMEMDNKGHDNVVRKIPPDEVVNFIQHVKDMFGALIDLEA, from the coding sequence ATGATCGAGAGATCTGCGCCAGTTCCCGCAACCTATAACGGAGTCGGGAAGGTGGCCTCCAGCGAGTCGTCTATCCGGTCCGGCGCCGCCTATCCTCAGGTAAAATATCAAAGACAGGAACCGGCGGTTAAGGAAGCTCTTGACCCTAAAGAGCTGGATCAGGCTCTACAGCAGGCGGAGAGGGTTGCCTCGGCTTTCGACAGAAACCTCAAGTTCGAATATCGCAAAGAAGCCGACGTCTACCAGGTGCTTGTGATGGAGATGGACAACAAGGGCCACGATAACGTGGTCCGAAAGATCCCTCCCGATGAAGTGGTAAACTTCATCCAGCACGTAAAGGATATGTTTGGGGCCCTTATCGACCTGGAGGCTTAA
- a CDS encoding NAD-dependent 4,6-dehydratase LegB: protein MKTLVTGAGGFIASHLVEKLVEQGHEVRAFVRYNSSNSWGWLEDSPCRDLIEIISGDIRDYDLVQAALKGCDTVYHLAALIGIPYSYVSPLAYVRTNVEGTYNVLQGAREYGVKVIHTSTSETYGTAQYVPIDEDHPINPQSPYAASKASADFLALSYHRSFDLPVSVVRPFNTYGPRQSARAIIPTVISQMLDGRNKLSLGNLSPTRDLTFVSDTVSGFIAAASSEGTVGKTVNLGTGYEISIGDLVSKIADIVGCQVEIVSDEQRIRPSKSEVERLLSNPSRMESLSGWKAAVSLDEGLKKTVEWMKDRKTLYKSDLYNV, encoded by the coding sequence ATGAAAACTCTAGTGACCGGTGCAGGAGGCTTTATCGCCTCCCACCTCGTGGAAAAGCTGGTGGAGCAGGGCCATGAGGTTCGTGCCTTCGTCCGCTACAACTCAAGCAACTCCTGGGGGTGGCTGGAGGATTCCCCCTGTAGGGACTTGATCGAGATAATATCCGGCGACATCCGAGACTACGACCTGGTTCAGGCGGCCCTTAAAGGCTGCGATACGGTCTACCACCTCGCCGCCCTCATAGGCATTCCCTATTCCTACGTATCCCCTCTGGCCTACGTCCGAACCAACGTAGAGGGAACCTACAACGTCCTTCAAGGGGCCAGGGAATACGGGGTGAAGGTTATCCACACATCCACTAGCGAGACCTACGGAACCGCCCAATACGTCCCTATCGACGAGGATCATCCTATCAATCCTCAGTCTCCCTACGCCGCCAGCAAGGCCTCCGCCGACTTTTTGGCCCTGTCATACCACCGCTCCTTCGACCTTCCTGTTTCGGTGGTTAGGCCGTTCAACACCTACGGTCCCAGACAGTCCGCCCGGGCCATTATCCCTACCGTCATATCCCAGATGCTGGACGGCAGGAATAAGCTCTCTTTGGGCAATCTAAGCCCCACCAGAGACCTAACCTTCGTCTCCGACACAGTCTCTGGCTTTATCGCCGCCGCCTCTTCCGAGGGTACGGTAGGTAAAACCGTCAACCTCGGCACGGGATACGAGATATCCATCGGCGATCTGGTGAGCAAAATCGCCGACATTGTAGGCTGTCAGGTCGAGATAGTCTCCGATGAACAGCGTATTCGTCCCTCCAAAAGCGAGGTGGAGCGGCTACTGTCGAACCCGTCAAGAATGGAATCCCTCTCAGGCTGGAAGGCAGCCGTCTCTCTGGACGAGGGTCTTAAAAAGACGGTGGAATGGATGAAAGACCGCAAAACGCTCTACAAAAGCGACCTGTATAACGTCTAG
- the neuC gene encoding UDP-N-acetylglucosamine 2-epimerase, protein MTSQNKARRKIAVVTGTRAEYGLLYWLMKEIQSYPDLELQLIVTGAHLSPEFGLTWREIESDGFPVDRSVEMLLSGDSTVAITKSLGLGLIGFADAFKELSPDVVVILGDRYEMLGVAAAANLAGIPIAHIHGGEITLGAYDDSFRHAITKMSSLHFVANETYRDRVIQMGECPESVFVVGPACADSLSRQALPSKEDLEEYLAIDLGKPLMVVTYHPETRSSLSSEDQVDRLLRALDRFKGATMVFTGANADTDGRIINDRIAHFCAEDPKRKVFVQSLGRKRYWGMLSIADVVVGNSSSGVIEAPLIGVPVVNVGDRQAGRIRDPLVIDCPCDEEAIKSSIGLALDRGRADTNGRVELPSPAVTMANHLRTFEFKTPKGFYDIPWRERF, encoded by the coding sequence GTGACCTCTCAAAACAAAGCCCGCCGTAAGATAGCTGTAGTGACGGGCACCAGGGCGGAATACGGCCTGCTTTACTGGCTCATGAAGGAGATCCAGTCCTACCCAGACCTGGAGCTGCAACTGATAGTCACCGGTGCCCATCTGTCGCCTGAGTTCGGCCTTACCTGGAGGGAGATCGAGTCCGACGGCTTTCCCGTAGACAGATCGGTGGAGATGCTCCTGTCGGGGGATTCCACAGTTGCGATAACCAAGTCCCTCGGGCTCGGCCTTATAGGCTTTGCCGACGCCTTTAAGGAGCTGAGCCCCGACGTCGTCGTGATCCTGGGGGATAGATACGAGATGTTAGGGGTCGCGGCGGCGGCCAACTTGGCCGGTATCCCCATAGCCCACATCCATGGAGGGGAGATAACCCTAGGGGCGTACGACGACTCTTTCCGTCACGCCATAACCAAGATGAGCTCTCTGCACTTCGTCGCCAACGAAACCTACAGGGACAGGGTTATCCAGATGGGAGAGTGCCCTGAATCGGTGTTCGTCGTCGGTCCCGCCTGCGCCGACTCTTTGTCCAGACAGGCCCTTCCGTCCAAAGAGGACCTGGAGGAGTACCTTGCCATAGACCTGGGCAAGCCCCTCATGGTGGTGACATACCATCCCGAGACCCGCTCGTCGCTATCCTCGGAAGACCAGGTAGACCGTCTGCTTCGTGCCCTTGACCGGTTTAAAGGGGCCACAATGGTCTTTACCGGGGCCAACGCCGACACCGACGGACGGATCATAAACGACCGCATAGCCCATTTCTGTGCCGAAGACCCTAAACGCAAGGTATTCGTCCAGTCTCTTGGAAGAAAACGGTACTGGGGGATGTTGTCCATCGCCGACGTGGTGGTCGGTAACTCGTCCAGCGGCGTGATAGAGGCTCCTTTAATAGGGGTTCCGGTGGTGAACGTCGGGGATAGACAGGCCGGTCGTATAAGGGACCCTCTGGTAATAGACTGCCCTTGCGACGAAGAGGCCATAAAATCCTCGATAGGCCTGGCCCTGGATCGGGGAAGGGCGGATACCAACGGTAGGGTAGAATTGCCCAGCCCCGCTGTGACCATGGCCAATCACCT